In a single window of the Nicotiana tomentosiformis chromosome 8, ASM39032v3, whole genome shotgun sequence genome:
- the LOC104099409 gene encoding uclacyanin-3-like: MDVAAAIFLFLLLASPMAFAKEHIVGGSNGWSQSVDYSSWASGETFNVGDTLVFNYDGSHGVDIVTKDGYDNCNTANPIKSFSDGSTTITLATTPIDVYFVCPKLNHCDTGMKLAIRVQGTSSGTTPSGSTPPTTKPNAASEVFGTMSKVVVGFSIVFGVLFAFML; this comes from the exons ATGGATGTGGCTGCAGCAATTTTCCTATTTCTTCTCCTTGCTTCTCCAATGGCTTTTGCCAAGGAGCATATTGTTGGAGGCAGCAATGGATGGAGCCAATCTGTAGATTACTCCTCTTGGGCATCTGGTGAAACTTTTAATGTCGGTGATACCCTTG TGTTCAACTATGATGGAAGCCATGGGGTGGACATAGTAACAAAAGATGGCTACGACAATTGCAACACTGCAAATCCCATCAAAAGCTTTTCTGATGGCAGCACTACCATTACCCTTGCAACTACTCCTATTGACGTCTATTTTGTTTGTCCTAAACTTAATCACTGTGATACTGGCATGAAATTGGCCATTAGAGTTCAAGGAACTTCCTCCGGCACAACACCCTCCGGCTCGACGCCGCCGACCACTAAGCCTAATGCTGCCTCTGAAGTTTTTGGCACCATGAGCAAAGTGGTTGTTGGATTTTCAATTGTGTTTGGTGTCTTGTTTGCATTCATGCTCTAG